Sequence from the Fragaria vesca subsp. vesca linkage group LG4, FraVesHawaii_1.0, whole genome shotgun sequence genome:
TATTTAAAAACAAAAATCATTTTCCTTCAAAGACAACTTCACAATTAGCAATAATAAACTATAAAATAAACTCGGTTCCTTTATGAACCCATGTGTTTATGAACCCATGTGAGATTTACTCACAATATAATAATATCATCGTCATCATCATCATCATCATCAAAAACATCATCATAATAATTATCATCATGATCATGATCATGATCAAAATCATTATCATAATCATAATAATTATAAAGAATTGGTCCCAAAGAGGACCTTGGTGAGATTTTACTCACCTAAAATCCTGCTGGGTCTTCACAAACACAAGCGTCTAGCTCAAAACCAAACTCCATAAGCTACCTATTTAACACAAATATTAACCTTAGTAACCAAACAAACTAAAGAGTAACCCAAAACTAAAATCCGAAGGTTTGCCCAAAGGATGGGCAACTCTCCTTCAAGACCACCCAAGGTCCTCGATCACCCAAAACAAACCTCCTGCAACTACCAAAAACGGCTCCTACATTTGAAATCACAAAATCAACATCCTCACACCTCATCGAAAAAGCTCCAACATTAAGCATTACAAGATCTCAACCTAGTCTTATAATATATCAATGTGCTCACAACAACAAGAATTAGCTAACCCTTGCAACTGAACCTACACACCCTGCCAGACGCGCCACCACAGGCGGGGGCGAGTAGGCCCCACGCGCCACCCTACCAACCTCAAAATCTCAACAAACTTCCAGCAGCAAACTTGTAGATTGAAGCAAGGGAAGCATCTTTTATACCTGGAGGTTCAACCAGTTCGGCCGGAAAACGCCGAAAACTCGCCGGAAAGGTTGGAATCCACCACCACCACTCCACACCGAGAGTCGAGCTTCAAGACTACCAGAAATTGAACCAGGACGCCAAGGAGCTTCTATCCCGACCGGTTCCAAGCCGCGTCGCCGCCGCTGGATTTGGGAATCCTGTCTGGGTCTCTAACCCGAACATCCAAGCTTCGAATCGCACGCACCACTAAGAACTAGTGCAAGCCACCACCACAGGGCATCTCGGACGGAGGAGCGGAAGAGAACCTGACTGGTGCTGCCGTCTGAGTCCGTCGGAGTCGGCCGGAAAAGTCGGGTCGGGTCAACTGGGTCTGGGTCGGGTCAGTTGGAAAACTTTGATACTGAATGTGAGGCGGGAGAGAAGAAAAGAGGAGAGAGTGAAATGCGGGAAAAATGAGGGAACCCTAGAACCTTTTCATAGATATACTAAAAATTCCTGTAAGCCACAACACTTCTGTTGACCATAACTTTCTCATACGAAGTCCGTTTTATGCATGCCATGTGTCTACGAACTCGTATCGTCGTGCTCTACAACTTTCGTGAAGGAAGCTTCTCGAGAAACCCAACATATTAGAAAGTCAACTTTTGACCCTTCAAAACCATAAAACTGTTTCGGGTAATTTATGCATCCGAACGCTTCCGCTCTTACTTCGAACCTCAAAACTCATTAACTTCTAACTTGAAAACTCCCAAAATAATATTAGAAACTAATATCAAATTTCCGGGGTATTACATCTGGGCTCCAATCAATTTTTTCTAGACTCGCCAGAATTGCAAGAACAACTCGCAGGAGTCTCGCTGTGAAAAATCTAGAAAAACAGAAAAGGGAAATTTTTGATTAGGGCACGAATCGAACATTCAAGGATATAGAAAGGAAGAGGAGGGAGAGGGGAAGAAAGCCCTACCTCTGATATGTCGAATAGTGGCTGAAACCGTCGAGAATCGCCAAATGACCGCCGTGCCTCTTCTCGGTCGATCTCCTTCTACGGTTCGTGCATGTGTGAATTGAAGGATGGATTTTGTAGTGGGAAATGAAAGAAACATTTTGGTGATGGTGGATCGGCGAGTCATGGCCGGACGGCGGAGCATATGAGAGACGAGAGCAAAAGAGTTGGGGAGAGGAAAGAGAGAAGAGATTGACTAGGTCTGGGTCCTTTGACCTGGGCCAGGGTTTTTTTTTATTTATTTATATTTTTTTTTAAAGACCAACGACCCAAATTTAAAGAGAATTGATGGCTAGGAACTAATTTGGGTTTTCTAATTTTTGAAATAAAATGAAATTGTTTTACTGTAACTTTCATAAAACGTAGAAAATAGCTCGATGCTCTGAAAAATCATCCGAAAACACCGATGAATTCGTGTTGTTGCGAACTACGACATTGAGACCTTAAAAGAGTAGTTTAACATTTCGAGAAAAACTCGAAAATAAACTTGAGCGTTAATTTACTATGTAACTCGTAGAAAACCCGGTAAATTGGTAAAATTGGATACGGGGCGTTACAGAAAACTCGTAGATTTAAATTCCTCAGTAACTTGTAGAAAACTCGTAGAAACTATTTTGTTGATGTTATTTTTTCAATTATATTTATTATAATAAATATTATATTTATTTTAATTTTGACGTTTCCTCCATGTTTTGTATCAGACTATATTTTGATTTTAACGTTTCAGAGTATTGGATCGTATCGGAAACCGAAACTCCGTTTCCGTGCAACATATATTATTTCCCTTTTCCTTAGAGTAATTGTCCATATATAGTCTTTTATATATAACTATATATATATGTGTGATGATGAATATGATAGAAAAATGTAATGAGGGTGAATGATTTGATCTTATTTGTTTTCTGTACGCAAGACAGTGAGTCAATTGATGATGTATCTTTTATTTTTAATGAATAGAATATATATTTATTTTTTGAGAAATTTTATTCACACACTCTTATATACTTAATACACATCTCTAATTTTTTTTATCTAATTGTTTTCGTCAAAGTTCCTCTTATGTCCTTTTTATTTTACTTAATACACTCTTTTAACCTATCTTCTTATTCATTCGGCCCAAACCAATTCGAATCAAGTTGCTGCTCTTTAATCTTCACTCTATTTTCTCAGCTCTATGATTAATACTGCCAATTCTTCAACTAAAATTCAAATCTAATTGGTAAGAAATTGAAGCTTAACAAACAATCAACGAAAACAAATTGATTGAAGATTTTTTTTTTTATTATTAAATTTCTCACTCAAATAACCTTCAAGATTTTCGATAAGTCAAAATAGTATGGAAATTTGATATCATTAGGAAGCTTGCAAACTTCCAATAATATGTATAGAAATTAAAAACTTAACATCACAAATTGAAATTTGTTTGTTTGTTTAGTTTTTTTTATTGTTCATCTTTATGAGAAGGGTAAAATTGTATTAAAAAAGATATCAAGAAATAGGGGTGTGAAATTTGATATGTGTGAATAAAATTTCTCTTATTTTTTTTGAAGGGAGTGAATAGAATATCTTTAAAAAAAGAAAGAAAAAGACTAGTATATGTAAACAAAATGGAATTATTATTTACTTTTTGGTAAAACTAGTATATGAGTTTACCATTAATCGGAAACTTAGCCTACGAGGGATAAGGATTTATTTTTTATTTTTTTGGTCATAGAGGGATAAAGGATATAAGAAATTAAGTATATATTTGATAGTAGAAAGGTCCAGCTTGAGGACCCCCCGACCATCTTTGTCTCATTTCCCACTGCCCCATGTCCCTTAGAACATGGAGGAAATTATGGCAGTTTTCCTCTACCCTCTCCTGTAAGGCTAGAACACATCTCATATTTCACTCCTTCTCTCTCAGTCAGACACAGACAACATCCTAAATTCCCAACCATAACCAATCAGAAAAGATCATCTCAACCATAAAAGCTCTCCGACTACATATATCAAACACTTCGCAAACCTTGTTCAAGCAAACGACTAATAGGAAACCTACTTTCTGCAACATCATTACTATCCAACCCCAGCTAGGAAAAAAGAACACCACCTTTCTTGATTCAGAAGGACGAAAGACCAGTAAAATGGAGATTGAGTTGGTCAAGTGCGAGTGTTGTGGACTAAAAGAGGACTGCACACAAGACTACATCACACAAGTGAAGGCGAAATTCGACGGCAAATGGCTCTGTGGGTTGTGCTCGGAAGCAGTAAGAGACGAGGTTTGCAAAGGCAAGAAGCCATTCGACATGGAAGAAGCTGTGAGAGCTCACATGTCGTTCTGTGGTAAATTCAAATCCAACCCTGCGGTTCGTGTTGCAGACGGGATGAGGCAGATGCTTAGAAGAAGGTCAGACATGTCTTCCTCCTCCTCATCATCGTCATCTTCGTCTTCATCGAAGAAGTATACAAGATCATCAAGCACATCCCAAGTGGGTGATTCATCTTCTTTCTCATTGTACTGATTCAAACAGACTGGCAAGGCATGTTAGGTTGTTGGTTGAAATAATATATTAAGGTAGTGTTTCTTGTACAGGAGTGTTTTTCCTTTATTTAGCTTGATGAAATGATGTTGCTCTGCTTTTCTTGGCTACAAAGACAAACAAAAGTCGAGGGTAAATCTTAAAAATCTACCTTAAAGTGTTTAAAACATCAGGGGAGCTAGAAAGAAAGAAAAACCATCTTCCCTATTTTTTTCTTTCTCTGAAACTTAAAACTTAAAAGTCCTCCCAGTCTTAACAAGCTAGTCTTTGTGAATTAATCCAATGAGAAGAAAATAGAAGGGTTCAGATATGTGTTGACCCAATCCTGGACTCTCACTTTCTTCATACCTGCTCCGTTTTCAAGTTCAAAGATATATAAACACATATTCCGATCCATTTTATTGCATTAATCGTGATCCATTTGGGGCTCGAAGAAATATAAGTGAGGTGCTTCAAAAATTTCAGTATGTAATTTCACACAATATATTCCTATACGATTGTGTTCTTTTGGTCAGTTATGGAACCCAGTTATATACAGTACACAACTACTTATTTAACTAAAATAACTAAAATTTAATTTAACTCAGATTTTCAAGATCTTGTTGATCAATATATATGGACCAGAACAACTAACACTACCAGTTATTACTAGCTCCCATTCAAATGAGCTTGATTGAGTTTGACATGTTATAACAGATCGATCCCCAAGATATGTTTTTCCCCTCTATCTCGTTGGCATTGATTGAGGAATAACTCATGGAAGAATATATTTTGGTCTTCGTTTTCATTAATAAATTAACTAGAATTATTATGGGTCAACTTCCCACTCCACTAGAATCGACTAATTATTAAGAAGTGAGAAACATTACTCAATTCCATAATCCTCAATATAATGTACCTAACATATGGCTTTTCCCACTATAACTAATCAGTGGTTGAGGAACCCATTTCCACAATCTTACAAAAACCAATATTGGTGTAATTAGAAGACACATGGAGCACAATAGTTCAAGCTTTCCTTCAAGATTGAGCAACCAAAAGCTCTGTATTACCTATAATAATTAAGCTAAACATCACACATATGAACAAGATTTATGTAACAATACTACTTCACTGATCACAGTTAAGACCCATATAAGAATTAGATTTAGGACTTGGAGAATGAAAATTTGCATTAATCATGTTATGCGTCGTGAACTACTATTAACCATTGATTTGCAAAAAGAATTAGTTCTTCACAAGCCTTCGGAAATGTAGATACATAGTGCTAAATTAGTGGAACTTAAATGGACCAAGAACATGCATGAGTGGAAACATTACTGAAATTAAGTTGGTACATCATGTGATCTGGTAGTCTGGTACATTGCTTATTCATTCTTGGTTAAATGGTATTGGTATCGAGCTGATCGAACATGCCAAGTCTGACCTCAAGTGTCAATGCATCCCTGCTACACATCAACAATGTCACGAACCTGATTCCTATATCTTGTGTGGCATTCATCAAAGAAATTAACAAAGTTAACACAGTTAAGAGTTGTATATATCTTGTAGTCTAACCACAAATCCTCAGATATTTGCTTCCAATTACGGGATAAAGGTTTTGTGGCATTTAAGGTTTACAATTTCAATCTTGATGAAAACAATTTGTAGTTTGTTTATATGAAAATTTTGACAGAAATTTTGAGTGCCGATTGAAATCAATATATGGAAAACCTAAGAGTCAAGGTAGATTTTGTAATAATTGCTTTGGCAAGCCGAGAGAGGGGTGTGGGGTGTGGAAAGAAAAGAAGAGGACAGAATATGAATAAGAAAAACTATGGGGGTGTAATGAGTCAGGAACGAGGTGCACACATCAATTCCTTAATATTGAATTCTTGATGAAAACCAAGAGTGTTTTGGGATTTCTGGAAAGCTACTTTAAACTAGCCCATATGGATGCTGTATAGATGCGAATGCAAATTCAAACGCAACATGGTTACATGGAGGGGTGTAGTGAAACCCCTGCCCCTTTCATCTTTTGGTGGGTTTTCTCTCCACGAGAACACTGTTTTGAGAGTCGGTGGCAGCTTTCCTGTCCTCATGGGCGCTGCCCGGAGTTCGTCTATGTTTTCCCCTTCTGTTTTGTAAGTATATGGCAATCATATTCAACCTGGAAGAGAAAAAAGATTCGGCCAAAATCTCAAGAAAGATCGTTTCCTGCTCAGACTAGGAGAAGCAAAGTTTCAAGTTGTTTTGACTGCAGTAAACTGATCTCGATCTCTGAAGGTAAATGCATCTCATGCATATCATGATTTTATAACTGATTTAGAAAAGATTGAGTTTCATTATCTTTGAGATGTTTTAGGAAGTTCAATACATATCTGTTAGGAAAAAGATTTGGAAATCATATATGCTGCAAAATGATTTGGTTTAGAATAAGTTTCCTTGTGTATCTCAATTAGGAATCAGTGGGGATTCGATTGAGGGTGAGCTTTTATCTCCCTCTATATATACACATCGAAATTCATTTTGAGTACACTGTGTTTTTATTCTTTAAATTTGTTGTTATTTGCTTTGCAGCATAGTCTGCAGAAACTGTTTCAAAAACTCATTGTCATTTGTATTTTTGCATCATTGCATATGTCATTTCATAGTGATCGAGATCAGTGGTTTGTGTGAATCAAAGAAGGCGTGTTCAGTTCCTTCATACCAGACTTGGTTCACAGAAAGTAGAATAGGTTTTTCAGTTGTAAAGATCAAGTTAGTTTGCATACTAGTGAATGTGATTGTGCTGAACATCACTGCTTGATAAAGACTGTAATTTTATCTGTTCTTAGTGGATTGATTCAAGTGTGAACTATTGTAAAGTCTCGCAGTGAAGTTTCCTAGTGGAAGGTTTACATTGTAGTTAACAAATCTGTTGTTTTTGTGTTTTTGCAATTCATATTGTTCAGAATTGGAATTAATCAGAAAATAGGTCCTAAATATACTTTCATGTTTTTTCTCCTTTCTTTTCTCCTTCCTTTCCCCTCCCTCTCTCGAATCGTTTTCCCTCTAGCCTTTTCTTATCTCTGAATCAAGCCTTCCATGCCTCGTTGTTCACCCCCATCACCAGATCCTCGTCGTATCTTTTGTTGCTTGTGGTTGTTTGATTTTTCATGGTCAGTTGGATTTGGATGTCTCATGAATTAGGTTGAATTTCTCCAGTCTAGGTCGGTCTTTGTTTTTGGAACATGGGCCCCTTGCATCGAACACTGTTTTTTCATATTTGAGACGATTTCTAAGATTTGGGAGTTTGTGGTGGTGTTTCCACAATGGGGACTTCTTTGGTTTGGTTGTGTCTGGCCGACGTCAGTTGTGTCTGATCAGGGTGTCACTTGTAAGGGTTCATCTGTTGTGGAGCTTTTTTATGTGTGTGTTGCAGGTTTAAGTTTTGCGGTGGCTCACCTCTCACTACCAGGACAAGCACTTTAGCCGACGAAAAAGTTTCGTCGGCCTGTTAGCTTAATTCGTCGGCTAAGATCTTAGCCGACGAGCCATCGTCGGCTAAGATTTCGTCGGGAAAAGGTCGTCGGCGATGACTTTAGCCGACGAAAAAAAAAATTTCGTCGGCTATAGTCCCATAGTTTAGCCGACGAAAAACATGTCGTCGGTTTTTTTCCCAGACTTTAGCCGATGAAACAATTAAGATATTCGTCGGCTAAAGTCTGTAATAAAATTTTTTTTCCCAGACTATAGCCGACGAAATATAGTCTGTTTCGTCGGCTAAACCTTATAAAAAATTTAAAAAATAACTATAGCCGACGAAATATAGTCTGTTTACGTACGGCTAAACCTTATAAAAAATTTAAAAAAATAACTATAGCCGACGAAACATGCCATAATTCGTCGGCTAAACCTTATAAAAAAATTAAAAAAATACTATAGCCGACGAATATAGTATTTAAATATCGTCGGCTAAAGTTGCTGGTTTTTGAAAAAAAAAAACTGCAGAAACTTTTGGCCACCTCCAATCACCACCAAAATTTGATAGAATCTTCCTCTCAACATTTCGAACAACTTTCTAGAAGAAGTCGAAGCCCAATTTTAAGCCTAAACAGGTCAATTGAATCAAAATATAAAAATCCCCAATTTTAAACCCTAAAAACTTCAAATCTTCGATTCTCTTCACACACACCGAATCGAGCTACCAAATTTTAGGGGAATGTAATACTAATCAAACTCAACTTATCCATATATAGAACTCACCAAATGGTGACCTAAGGAAGGAGAAATTCGACTGACACCTAATCCGAACCGGCGGAGTTTTGGAGCTCGATTTATCCCTCACGGCGGCGCCACTCGATTCACCACCTGTCCAGCAATGAAGTAGAGACGACGGCGAAGCTTTTGGGACAAGTGTGGCGGTCGCCGGTGGCTTGACGGCGGAGCTAGGCCGAGAAGAAAATTTGGGATTTTCTGACTTCTTACCATCCACCTCCGGTAAAACTCCTATATAAAGAACTTTACCCGACAAAATTCTTTATTTTCGTCGGCTAAACTCTTTTGAAAATTTTGGTTGACCGCCAAAAAATTTTGGTTGAAAATTTTAAAAATTTTTCGACTTTAGCCGACGACTTTTCATATATTTTCGTCGGCTAAAGTCCTTTGAAAATTTTCCTCCAAATTTGGTTTACCGGCAAAAAAACTTTTACCTTAGCCGACGACTTTTTTAATATCTCATCGGTTAAAGTCTATAAATTCAGGAAAATGCTCATATCTCCCTCTATATTACGTAGTTTGGTCAAACCTTCCACACGAAAAACTTTCACGTAGATGAGACGCAACCGCCTATAAAAATTTTGAGACATTTACATTCCGACGATAAGGCTCCCCATAAGGAATAATAACTGTAAATAAGGTTGACTGCTACTATCGACATCGAGACGTTACCCGATTTACGTGATTTTTGAACCATAGCCGTATTTCACTATTCTGAATACATCTTATTTCACGAGATTTTTGATAATTTTGCTTCCTATGTAGAGTTGGTTCACAAAATTGTATAACCTACTAAACAAGTTATACAACATTAGTAGACACATTGTGATTCCGATGACTAAAATTCACAAACCAAAATTTGACCGTCGATATGATCATTATGACAAAAGATGTCTATGGTAAAAAATTCAACTGGATCCGACAATGTTAAGGGCTCGATCGAAACGGTCAACCATAATCCATCGTCACTTATCACACGAAAACGCTCATATCTCCCTCTATATTACGTAGTTTGGTCAAACCTTTCACACGAGAAACTCTCACGTAAATGAGACGCAACTGCCCATATAAAAATTTTGAGACATTTACCTTCCGACGATAGGGCTCCCCATAAGGAATAATAACGGTAAATAGTAGACATGTTGTGATTCCGATGACTAAAATTCACAAACTAAAATTTGACCATCAGATATGATCATTATGACGAAAGATGTCTATGGTAAAAAATTCAACTGGATTCGACAACGTTAAGGGCTCGATCGAAACGGTTAACTCTAATCAGAAATAAGAAAACTGCATTTTGAAGCCCTAAACGGACTTGGATGGCCAAAAAAGCCCATATATCATGGCATTAGCGATAAGTTTGACTCGTAGGGCCGTTACACTTCCGGAAATGTATCACAATAGTCAATCAGACACCAAACGCCAAATCTGCAGCATAGTGAATAATAAGAGTAAATTGCATTGACCGCAACTATCGGCACCGAGACTTTACCGGAATACCATGATTTTTCAACCATAGACGTATTTCACCATTCTTGTCATATCTTATTTCGTGACTTTTTTGCGTTTGAAGGTTTTACGTATAGTTTTTTTTTTCCAGATGAGTTGTTGTCCAGATATGCAAATATAAGACACTTTAGCCGACGAAATTATATTTTTCGTCGGTTAAACTTTTAAAAATTTCGTCGGCTAAAGTTCACAGACTATAGCCGATGAAAAAAATTATTCAGACGACAAAATTTTAATTTCGTCGGCTAAAGTTGACCATAGCCGATGAAAATTTTAAATTAGCCGACGAAGGGAAATTTCGTCGGCTAAAGTGGACTTTAGCCGACGAAAAAATAATTCGTCGGCCTGGTTTTTTTATTTTCATCTGTTAAAACCTTTCTTCTGGTAGTGTCTTTCCGGCGCCGCTGTGACGCTGTTCCGATGGCATCGCGATGTCTTTTAGCAAATGATGTCGCACAATGAGAGCTCTTTTCAGTCTCCCCTTGCGTCTGCTTTGTTCCTCTCCCCATCCTCTGCTTCAATTAATGTCATTTGTCCTATAACATCATCAACCGGTGTATGACTGATACAAAGAACCATGAACCTAGATGCAACGGAGGATTCGCCACATTAACTGAAGAAGCTGATGAGTTCCAAAGAACAATCACTATTGATCTTTGAGCTTCTAAGCCTTGGAGTTAAGAAGTCTTTAGTTATTATCATTATGTTTCAAGATTTAATAAGTAGTTTTTTTGTTTTTCATCTTTATTCAAACTTTCGTGAACTGAGGAAGTGAAGATACAATTTAAACCCTCGAAGTTCAAATCAACTTGTCCTTCCCTTTCGCTCGACTCACATCGTTCTTGATTACGCTTAGCCATCTCAAAATGGAGCAATCTGTAGAAAACTATGGCCGAAGAAGGCTTACTTTCTTATTGAATGAAAGCTTCATTACAAGCTATATATACAGTCTGGTACAAAACTCTACACACCTTAGGATTTTTATATACATTTACAAACCTAGCCTTTAGTGATAAGGCTTCGGTGATAAAACAACCTAGCTATAATAGGAAACTGTTAGCTAGTCTCTATCTCGGTGATTCTATGATGATCCTTTCCTTCAACACTCCCCCTCAAGTTAGTGTGTATGTTGACTACACCTAGCTTGTTAAGAAGGGTCTCAAACTGAACCGAGCTCAAAGGTTTCGTGAAAAGGTCTGCAGGTTGCTCTTTAGTACTTACATGTGCAGCTTTGATCACTCCACGTTGCATCTTCTCACGTACAACATGACAATCTATTTCAATATGCTTTGTCCTCTCATGAAATACTGGATTAGTAGCTATGTGGATAGCAGCTTGATTGTCAGAGAATAATCTTGGAGGCCATACCTGTTTGACGTGCAAGTCCTTTAATATGTTTCTAAGCCATGTAACTTCACAGCATGTGGATGCCATGGATCGATACTCGGCTTCCGCGCTAGAACGTGAAACTGTGCTTTGCTTCTTCGTTCTCCATGATATAGGTGCTTGTCCAAACATGACAAAGTAACCTGTGATGGACCTTCTCGTATCCTTGCAGCGTCACAGAAAGCTGTCAACTCGAGCTTTCCTATAGACGGTAAAAGAATACCTTGGCCTGGAGTGTTCTTCACATACCTCAATACATGATAGGCTGCATCAAGGTGAGGTTGGCATGGTTTGTCCATGAACTGAGTCAAAATATGAACTGCATAAGTCAAGTCCGGTCTAGTAATGGTCAAATAGATTATCCTCCCAACAAGTCTTCTATACTGTACGTGATGGATCAGATAACAACTCTCCCCCTGTCTACGTAAGTGCCAGGTTCTGATCTACTAGGAATCTAGATGGTTTAGCAACGAGAAATCCCGCATCTTCAAGTATCTCCAATGCATACTTCCTTTGTGAGAGAGATATGCCTTGTCTTGACCGTGCCACTTCAATTCTCAAGAAATATTTTAGGTTGCCAAGGTCCTTGAGCTTGAACTGCCAAGAGAGTGACTCTTTGATCGATGCAATCTCTTCAAGATTGTTGCCAGTTAATATTACATCATCCACATAAACCAAGAGTACTGTAAATTTGCCATTTCGGTTTCGGACGAACAATGAATAGTCTGACCAGCTTTGTGTGAATCCTGCTGCCCTAAGCGCCAAAGACAGTTTAATGAACCACTGTCTCGATGCTTGTTTGAGGCCATACAAGCTTTTATGTAACCGGCAAACTCTATGCTCCCCCTTTCGACCAAAACCGGGAGGAAGTTTCATGTACACTTCTTCTTCAAGGTCACCATATAAGAAGGCATTGTTGACATCAAGCTGATGAATATGCCAATTCCGGAGGGCGGCAAGGCTGAGAAGAAGACGCATGGTGGTGAGCTTGGCAACAGGAGCAAATGTCTCTCTATAATCAATTCCTTCAACCTGACTATATCCCTTGGCAACGAGTCTGGCTTTGTATCGTTCAACAGAACCATCTGGATTGAGTTTGATTTTGTAAACCCACTTACATCCGATAGGACATTTGTGTGCAGGAAGAGGGACAAGACTCCAAGTACGGTTCTGTTGAAGTGCATCAATCTCTTTTCTCATGGCATCCCGCCACACCTGATGTTTCATAGCTTGTTCATAAGTAGAAGGCTCCTTGTGGAGGGTGA
This genomic interval carries:
- the LOC101305161 gene encoding uncharacterized protein LOC101305161; its protein translation is MEIELVKCECCGLKEDCTQDYITQVKAKFDGKWLCGLCSEAVRDEVCKGKKPFDMEEAVRAHMSFCGKFKSNPAVRVADGMRQMLRRRSDMSSSSSSSSSSSSSKKYTRSSSTSQVGDSSSFSLY